A genomic stretch from Longimicrobium sp. includes:
- the dnaE gene encoding DNA polymerase III subunit alpha — protein sequence MSFVHLHCHSEYSLLDGANRIGDLIKRAKEFEQPALALTDHGCMYGAWVFQEAAKKAGIKPIVGMEAYVAPGARTDRSKAKGEKGYYHLVLLARDYQGYKNLTKLTSIGYTEGFYGKPRIDREVLQKYSEGLIVTSACLAGEVAQHLMEDRWEQARDAVAWHQETFRDRYYLEVQGHDSPGQEELNRRIFKLAQEMSVPVVASNDAHFLNAHDHQAHDVLLCIGLGKDFSDPNRMKYDGQLYFKNTDEMRERFPGRPDVLENTLRIADECNWSYPKGYQVPAFPVAEKGFTSEAEMLADWVWRGAMERYAKDAPAGADPRTALAPELVERIDYELSVISNPKMDYSGYFLITADFIQWARDHDIPVGPGRGSAAGSIVAFCTGITDCCPIKFDLLFERFLNPERVSMPDIDVDFCFERRGEVIEYVRDKYGRDAVGQIITFGTMKSRAVIKDVGRTLGFAPAETDKLAKLIPNGPAYSLTVEEARDKIPEIKDLYEKDARYRQLLDYSSTLEGLSRHSSVHAAGVVIAPGPLDEYVPVCTQSTKGSGGNGESVIVTQYDMTCLEKAGMLKMDFLGLKTLTVIYDTVADIRRRYGALKHPTTGEEYARAEDIPLDDAEVYAMLARGGTAGVFQFESALATEKLRQMKADRFDDLVAANALLRPGPLDMGMDTVYIRRKLGQEPVKYPFPELADVLQPTYGVIVYQEQVMRIAQILSGFTLAEADVLRKAVGKKDAELIAKELGKFVEKAVEKGHPRQQIQDLSDQIEAFGRYGFNKCLPGDTELLDSSTGRLVRIDDLYHGRATLGTVATCHTDVLKLGHGAVADVVDNGIKPVYRLRTESGREIEATDNHPFFTIGGWKALGALDAGEHIAVPRSLPVEGSASWPEHEVIALGHLLAEGNLCHPHSVYYYNQDPDEIADYVAAAEAFGNVRCTFGEKDGTTHVYAAREDRGQEPEIFAWARRLGMLGKTATQKEVPAEAFTLRKRQIALLLSRMWAGDGHINVGDRNVYYATSSARLARQVQHLLLRLGILGRVREVRFPYRGGWKAGWQVFVTGNENLRRFSVTVAASFLSAERRHAVEQLVLAEPATGPSKDLVPVAVRGLVRAAKEQSGQTWAQVESAADVSSRDFYPVGTNPNKIGFTRRTIGQLADHFADVQLRAYADSDVLWDRVVSIEYVAHKQTYDLEVPGTHNFVANDIIVHNSHSAAYSLVAYQTGWLKVHYPAEFMAALMSSVVDKIDDVVSYIAQCREMGRFIPRVGREGIEVLPPHVNESNWKFTVVGEGVGKIRFGLGAIRGVGEGAVRSIIAARVTEGPFTSMFDLLSRIDLRLCNKRVLEALICAGALDGFDEDGGRNQLLAGLDSAFANAQMIQKERESAQDSFFDMLLGGGDTAAATLVQAPPLPKVDKWTETERLAREKEILGFFISGHPLNRYREDVALFEVRSNTSMLKNQKDCKVELACVVTEAARQISKKDGSEWGRITVEDFHGTATVLAFGDSWAKYKEVLKQDAPVVIRGAVSNRERDEEDPPLFLDSAVALGDIRESGDVGVQIELASAGMDPGAVAATRDILAKHAGAGALFVVWKNGGGEGETPRLRSRSVRVAPRDELLMELREALGDDRVRLHRDAAAVVAIQREERFPRRGGGGGGGFSINSSGGE from the coding sequence ATGTCGTTCGTTCACCTGCACTGCCACTCCGAGTACTCGCTGCTCGACGGCGCCAACCGCATCGGCGACCTGATCAAGCGCGCCAAGGAGTTCGAGCAGCCGGCGCTCGCGCTCACGGACCACGGCTGCATGTACGGTGCGTGGGTCTTCCAGGAAGCCGCCAAGAAGGCCGGTATCAAGCCCATCGTAGGGATGGAGGCGTACGTGGCGCCGGGCGCGCGGACGGACCGCAGCAAGGCCAAGGGCGAAAAGGGCTACTACCACCTCGTACTTCTCGCGCGCGACTACCAGGGGTACAAGAACCTCACTAAGCTCACCTCCATCGGCTACACCGAGGGGTTCTACGGCAAGCCCCGCATCGACCGCGAGGTGCTGCAGAAGTACTCCGAGGGGCTGATCGTGACGTCGGCGTGCCTGGCGGGCGAGGTCGCGCAGCACCTGATGGAAGACCGCTGGGAGCAGGCCCGCGACGCCGTGGCGTGGCACCAGGAAACGTTCCGCGACCGCTACTACCTGGAGGTGCAGGGGCACGACAGTCCCGGCCAGGAAGAGCTGAACCGCCGCATCTTCAAGCTGGCGCAGGAGATGAGCGTTCCCGTCGTGGCCAGCAACGACGCGCACTTCCTGAACGCGCACGACCACCAGGCACACGACGTCCTGCTGTGCATCGGGCTGGGGAAGGACTTCAGCGACCCCAACCGCATGAAGTACGACGGGCAGCTGTACTTCAAGAACACCGACGAGATGCGCGAGCGGTTTCCCGGCCGCCCCGACGTGCTCGAGAACACGCTGCGCATCGCCGACGAGTGCAACTGGAGCTATCCCAAGGGATACCAGGTGCCCGCGTTCCCCGTGGCGGAGAAGGGCTTCACCAGCGAGGCCGAAATGCTGGCCGACTGGGTGTGGCGCGGCGCCATGGAGCGCTACGCCAAGGACGCCCCCGCCGGCGCGGACCCCCGCACGGCGCTCGCGCCGGAGCTGGTGGAGCGCATCGACTACGAGCTGAGCGTGATCAGCAACCCCAAGATGGACTACTCGGGGTACTTCCTGATCACCGCTGACTTCATCCAGTGGGCGCGCGACCACGACATTCCCGTGGGCCCGGGGCGCGGCTCGGCCGCGGGGAGCATCGTGGCGTTCTGCACGGGCATCACCGACTGCTGCCCCATCAAGTTCGACCTGCTGTTCGAGCGCTTTCTGAACCCCGAGCGCGTGTCGATGCCCGACATCGACGTCGACTTCTGCTTCGAGCGGCGGGGCGAGGTCATCGAGTACGTGCGCGACAAGTACGGCCGCGACGCCGTGGGCCAGATCATCACCTTCGGGACGATGAAGAGCCGCGCCGTGATCAAGGACGTGGGCCGCACCCTGGGCTTCGCGCCGGCCGAGACGGACAAGCTCGCCAAGCTGATCCCCAACGGCCCGGCCTACTCGCTGACCGTCGAAGAGGCACGCGACAAGATTCCCGAGATCAAGGACCTGTACGAGAAGGATGCGCGCTACCGCCAGCTGCTGGACTACTCGTCCACGCTGGAGGGGCTGTCGCGCCACTCGTCCGTCCACGCGGCCGGCGTGGTGATCGCGCCCGGGCCGCTGGACGAGTACGTCCCCGTCTGCACGCAGAGCACCAAGGGCTCGGGGGGCAACGGCGAGTCGGTGATCGTCACCCAGTACGACATGACGTGCCTGGAAAAGGCCGGCATGCTCAAGATGGACTTCCTGGGGCTGAAGACGCTCACGGTGATCTACGACACCGTGGCCGACATCCGCCGCCGCTACGGCGCGCTGAAGCACCCGACAACGGGCGAGGAGTACGCGCGCGCGGAGGACATTCCGCTGGACGACGCTGAGGTGTACGCCATGCTGGCGCGCGGCGGCACCGCGGGCGTGTTCCAGTTCGAATCGGCGCTGGCGACGGAAAAGCTCCGCCAGATGAAGGCCGACCGCTTCGACGACCTCGTCGCCGCGAACGCCCTGCTGCGCCCCGGCCCGCTGGACATGGGGATGGACACCGTGTACATCCGCCGCAAGCTGGGGCAGGAGCCGGTGAAGTACCCCTTCCCCGAGCTGGCGGACGTGCTGCAGCCCACCTACGGCGTGATCGTGTACCAGGAGCAGGTGATGCGCATCGCGCAGATCCTCTCCGGCTTTACGCTCGCCGAGGCCGACGTGCTGCGGAAGGCGGTCGGCAAGAAGGACGCGGAGCTGATCGCCAAGGAACTGGGCAAGTTCGTGGAAAAGGCGGTGGAGAAGGGCCACCCCCGCCAGCAGATCCAGGACTTGTCGGACCAGATCGAGGCGTTCGGACGGTACGGATTCAACAAGTGCCTGCCCGGCGACACGGAGCTGCTGGATTCCTCCACCGGACGCCTGGTGCGCATCGACGACCTGTACCACGGCCGGGCCACCCTGGGCACCGTGGCCACCTGCCACACCGACGTGCTGAAGCTGGGCCACGGCGCCGTGGCGGACGTGGTCGACAACGGGATCAAGCCCGTGTACCGCCTGCGTACGGAGTCCGGCCGGGAGATCGAGGCGACGGACAACCACCCGTTCTTCACCATCGGCGGGTGGAAGGCCCTCGGCGCGCTGGATGCCGGTGAGCACATCGCGGTGCCGCGCTCGCTCCCCGTGGAAGGTTCCGCCTCGTGGCCGGAGCACGAGGTGATCGCACTGGGGCACCTGCTGGCCGAGGGCAACCTGTGCCACCCGCACTCGGTGTACTACTACAACCAGGACCCGGACGAGATCGCGGACTACGTGGCGGCCGCGGAGGCGTTCGGGAATGTTCGCTGCACCTTCGGCGAGAAGGACGGCACCACGCACGTCTACGCGGCGCGCGAGGACCGCGGGCAGGAGCCAGAGATCTTCGCCTGGGCCCGGCGGCTGGGGATGCTGGGCAAGACGGCCACGCAAAAGGAAGTGCCCGCGGAAGCGTTCACGCTAAGGAAGCGGCAGATCGCCCTTCTCCTGAGCCGCATGTGGGCGGGCGACGGCCACATCAACGTGGGCGACCGCAACGTCTACTACGCCACTTCGTCCGCGCGGCTGGCCCGCCAGGTTCAGCACCTGCTCCTTCGCCTGGGGATCCTGGGCAGGGTACGGGAGGTGAGGTTCCCGTATCGCGGCGGGTGGAAGGCCGGCTGGCAGGTGTTCGTCACCGGTAACGAGAACCTTCGCCGCTTTTCGGTGACCGTGGCGGCGAGCTTCCTCAGCGCCGAGCGCAGGCACGCCGTGGAGCAGCTGGTCCTGGCGGAACCGGCGACCGGACCCTCCAAGGACCTGGTGCCCGTCGCAGTCCGTGGCCTGGTGCGCGCCGCAAAGGAGCAGTCGGGGCAGACCTGGGCCCAGGTGGAGAGCGCCGCCGACGTTTCGTCGCGCGACTTCTATCCCGTGGGTACCAACCCGAACAAGATCGGGTTCACGCGCAGGACCATCGGCCAGCTGGCCGACCACTTCGCCGACGTGCAGCTGCGGGCGTACGCCGACAGCGACGTGCTGTGGGACCGCGTGGTGTCCATCGAGTACGTCGCCCACAAGCAGACGTACGACCTGGAGGTGCCGGGCACGCACAACTTCGTGGCGAACGACATCATCGTCCACAACAGCCACTCCGCCGCGTACTCGCTGGTCGCGTACCAGACGGGATGGCTGAAGGTTCACTACCCGGCCGAGTTCATGGCCGCGCTGATGTCGTCCGTGGTCGACAAGATCGACGACGTGGTGTCGTACATCGCGCAGTGCCGCGAGATGGGCCGCTTCATCCCGCGCGTGGGGCGCGAGGGAATCGAGGTGCTGCCGCCCCACGTGAACGAGAGCAACTGGAAGTTCACCGTGGTGGGCGAGGGCGTGGGCAAGATCCGCTTCGGCCTGGGCGCCATCCGCGGCGTGGGCGAGGGCGCGGTACGGTCCATCATCGCCGCGCGGGTGACGGAGGGGCCGTTCACCTCCATGTTCGACCTGCTGAGCCGCATCGATTTGCGCCTGTGCAACAAGCGCGTGCTCGAGGCGCTGATCTGCGCGGGCGCGCTCGACGGCTTCGACGAGGACGGCGGGCGCAACCAGCTGCTGGCCGGGCTGGACTCGGCGTTCGCCAACGCGCAGATGATCCAGAAGGAGCGCGAGAGCGCGCAGGACAGCTTCTTCGACATGCTGCTGGGCGGGGGCGACACCGCCGCCGCCACGCTGGTGCAGGCCCCGCCGCTCCCCAAGGTGGACAAGTGGACCGAGACCGAGCGGCTGGCGCGCGAAAAGGAGATCCTGGGCTTCTTCATCAGCGGCCACCCGCTGAACCGCTATCGAGAGGACGTGGCGCTCTTCGAGGTGCGCAGCAACACGTCGATGCTCAAGAACCAGAAGGACTGCAAGGTGGAGCTGGCCTGCGTGGTCACCGAGGCGGCGCGGCAGATCAGCAAGAAGGATGGCTCGGAGTGGGGCCGCATCACCGTCGAAGACTTCCACGGAACGGCCACGGTGCTTGCGTTCGGCGACTCGTGGGCTAAATACAAGGAAGTCCTCAAGCAGGACGCCCCGGTCGTCATTCGCGGCGCGGTGAGCAACCGTGAGCGCGACGAGGAGGACCCGCCGCTTTTCCTGGACAGCGCCGTGGCCTTGGGCGACATTCGGGAAAGCGGCGACGTGGGCGTGCAGATCGAGCTGGCGTCCGCCGGCATGGACCCCGGCGCCGTCGCGGCGACCAGGGACATCCTGGCGAAGCATGCCGGCGCCGGCGCGCTGTTCGTCGTCTGGAAGAACGGCGGGGGCGAAGGCGAGACGCCGCGGCTGCGGTCGCGGTCGGTTCGCGTGGCCCCGCGCGACGAGTTGCTGATGGAGCTTCGCGAGGCCCTGGGCGACGACCGCGTGCGCCTTCACCGCGACGCAGCGGCCGTGGTCGCCATCCAGCGCGAGGAGCGCTTCCCCCGCCGCGGCGGGGGTGGAGGCGGCGGGTTCAGCATCAACAGCAGCGGCGGGGAGTAG
- a CDS encoding acetyl-CoA carboxylase carboxyltransferase subunit alpha → MAVAHLDFERAIADVEEQIGSLRTLADERGVDVTTELAALERKLNGLKADTFANLSPIERVGVARHPRRPYTLDYLELVFTDFVELHGDRQYRDDASIVGGWARLDGETVMVLGQQKGRDMKENVLRNFGMPHPEGYRKALRLMKLAEKFNRPLITLIDTMGAYPGLGAEQRGQGEAIARNLREMAALKIPSIATVIGEGGSGGALAIAVADRVLMLENSIYSVISPEGCAAILWKNASARDKAAEAMKITAVDLKRLGVIDEVIPEPAGGAHGNWEDAAAAFKEALVRNLNELRALSADELRRTRWQKYMGMGRWRHAG, encoded by the coding sequence GTGGCAGTAGCCCACCTGGACTTCGAGCGCGCCATCGCCGACGTGGAGGAGCAGATCGGATCGCTCCGCACGCTGGCCGACGAGCGCGGCGTAGACGTAACCACCGAGCTGGCCGCCCTGGAGCGCAAGCTCAACGGCCTGAAAGCCGACACGTTCGCCAACCTGTCGCCCATCGAGCGCGTGGGGGTGGCCCGGCACCCGCGCCGGCCCTACACGCTGGACTACCTGGAGCTGGTGTTCACCGACTTCGTGGAGCTGCACGGCGACCGGCAGTACCGCGACGACGCCAGCATCGTGGGCGGCTGGGCGCGCTTGGACGGCGAGACGGTGATGGTGCTGGGGCAGCAGAAGGGGCGCGACATGAAGGAGAACGTGCTGCGCAACTTTGGCATGCCGCACCCGGAGGGCTACCGCAAAGCGTTGCGGTTGATGAAATTGGCTGAGAAGTTCAACCGCCCGCTGATCACGCTGATCGACACCATGGGCGCCTACCCGGGGTTGGGCGCCGAGCAGCGCGGGCAGGGCGAGGCCATCGCCCGCAACCTTCGCGAGATGGCGGCGCTCAAGATTCCCAGCATCGCCACGGTCATCGGCGAGGGCGGCTCGGGGGGCGCGCTGGCCATCGCCGTCGCCGACCGCGTGCTGATGCTGGAAAACAGCATCTACTCGGTGATCAGCCCCGAGGGGTGCGCCGCCATCCTGTGGAAGAACGCCTCGGCCCGCGACAAGGCGGCCGAGGCCATGAAGATCACGGCCGTCGACCTGAAGCGGCTGGGGGTGATCGACGAAGTGATCCCCGAGCCGGCTGGCGGGGCGCACGGAAACTGGGAAGACGCGGCGGCGGCGTTCAAGGAGGCCCTGGTGAGGAACCTGAACGAGCTGCGCGCCCTTTCCGCCGACGAGCTGCGGCGGACCCGGTGGCAGAAGTACATGGGGATGGGACGCTGGCGCCACGCCGGCTGA
- a CDS encoding regulatory iron-sulfur-containing complex subunit RicT, which yields MGLELPVFQPVASPQDQAFLVEVGFKGMRKGFFTCTDPGVRVNDWVLVEVERGHDVGRVRSLGGVAQKKCGDSPVSVILRHADDEEVRQLYALRADEERVRRETRQRVQEHGLHMKVSDAEWQWDRNKLTIYFTAERRVDFRQLVRDLARTFRSRIELKQIGVRDEAAQLGGVGRCGRQLCCATWLREIKPISLQLAKDQSLSLNPQQISGTCGRLMCCLTYEHDAYLQARKRFPREGKTIRTTVGAERVIAIDIWRSTVTLQDEQRQRRTIDLDQLKEETAATPAGPARMEKPSHPVLPNPAQPQRPPRRPRRQTEQKPE from the coding sequence ATGGGCCTGGAACTCCCCGTGTTCCAGCCCGTTGCGTCGCCCCAGGACCAGGCCTTCCTCGTGGAGGTCGGGTTCAAGGGCATGCGAAAGGGCTTTTTCACCTGCACCGATCCTGGAGTGCGGGTAAACGACTGGGTTCTGGTAGAGGTGGAGCGCGGCCACGACGTGGGCCGCGTACGGTCGCTGGGCGGGGTCGCGCAGAAGAAGTGCGGCGACTCGCCGGTATCCGTCATCCTGCGCCACGCCGACGACGAAGAGGTGCGCCAGCTGTACGCCCTTCGCGCCGACGAGGAGCGCGTGCGCCGCGAAACGCGGCAGCGCGTGCAGGAGCACGGGCTTCACATGAAGGTCAGCGACGCCGAGTGGCAGTGGGACCGGAACAAGCTGACCATCTACTTCACGGCCGAGCGGCGGGTAGACTTCCGCCAGCTCGTCCGCGACCTGGCGCGCACCTTCCGCAGCCGCATCGAGCTCAAGCAGATCGGCGTGCGGGACGAGGCGGCGCAGCTGGGCGGCGTGGGGCGCTGCGGCCGGCAGCTCTGCTGCGCCACCTGGCTTCGCGAGATCAAGCCCATCTCGCTGCAGCTGGCCAAGGACCAGAGCCTGTCGCTTAATCCGCAGCAGATCTCCGGCACCTGCGGCCGGCTGATGTGCTGCCTGACGTACGAGCACGACGCGTATCTGCAGGCCCGCAAGCGCTTTCCGCGGGAGGGAAAGACCATCCGCACCACGGTGGGCGCCGAGCGGGTGATCGCCATCGACATCTGGCGGAGCACGGTGACACTGCAGGACGAGCAGCGCCAGCGCCGCACCATCGATCTCGACCAGCTGAAGGAAGAGACGGCGGCCACGCCCGCGGGGCCCGCGCGGATGGAGAAGCCGTCGCACCCCGTTCTTCCCAACCCGGCGCAGCCGCAGCGGCCCCCGCGCCGCCCGCGCCGCCAGACGGAGCAAAAGCCCGAGTGA
- the metG gene encoding methionine--tRNA ligase translates to MSRFYITTAIDYANGDPHLGHAFEKIGADAIARYHRLIGDDVRFSMGMDEHGQKVAQTAAARGVEPQALVDELAGRFRALWSRLNVSNTRWVRTTDAHHRRGVKAFIEQALERNPDDFYEKTYEGWYCVGCELFKRENEIADGRCVLHPTRDLQWTEERNWFFRLSRYQDFLRAHFEANPGFILPESRRNELLALLDSGLEDISITRARLSWAIPFPKATSDGETQGTWVWFDALPNYLTDTGYPDDEAWREWWPAQLHVVGKDITRLHAIIWPAMLQSAGLPLPERVWGHGFVTLGGERFSKSSGVTLDLDEAIDRFGPDAFRYYLLREVPWDNDGGFSWERFAERYTSELANGLGNLASRSTSMIGKYRQGAVPASPLEADPVIADAVARYRAAMDANLLHEGAAAAFEVVRHANAVVAERQPWSVAKDPSRADELDLTLAAMVRYLAAAATMLSPFMPSKSAELWERLGSGRDALPSLDELATLDVSGWRVQSGGILFPRPEVAASAA, encoded by the coding sequence GTGAGCCGGTTCTACATCACCACCGCCATCGACTACGCGAACGGCGACCCCCACCTGGGGCACGCGTTCGAAAAGATCGGCGCCGACGCCATCGCCCGGTACCACCGGCTGATCGGCGACGACGTCCGCTTTTCTATGGGGATGGATGAGCACGGGCAGAAGGTGGCGCAGACGGCCGCCGCACGGGGCGTGGAGCCCCAGGCCCTGGTGGACGAGCTCGCGGGCCGCTTCCGCGCGCTGTGGAGCAGGCTGAACGTCAGCAACACCCGCTGGGTGCGCACCACCGACGCGCACCACCGGCGCGGCGTAAAGGCGTTCATCGAGCAGGCGCTGGAGCGCAACCCCGACGATTTCTACGAGAAGACGTACGAGGGGTGGTATTGCGTCGGCTGCGAGCTCTTCAAGCGCGAGAACGAGATCGCCGACGGGCGGTGCGTGCTCCATCCCACGCGCGACCTGCAGTGGACGGAGGAGCGCAACTGGTTCTTCCGGCTCAGCCGCTACCAGGACTTCCTGCGCGCGCACTTCGAGGCAAACCCCGGCTTCATCCTTCCCGAGTCGCGCCGCAACGAGCTGCTGGCGCTGCTGGACTCGGGGCTGGAAGACATCTCCATCACCCGTGCCCGCCTTTCGTGGGCCATCCCCTTTCCCAAGGCGACGTCGGATGGCGAGACGCAGGGGACGTGGGTGTGGTTCGACGCGCTGCCCAACTACCTCACCGACACGGGTTATCCGGACGACGAGGCGTGGCGGGAGTGGTGGCCGGCGCAGCTTCACGTGGTGGGCAAGGACATCACGCGGCTTCACGCCATCATCTGGCCGGCCATGCTGCAGTCCGCCGGGCTTCCCCTTCCCGAGCGGGTGTGGGGGCACGGCTTCGTCACGCTGGGCGGCGAGCGGTTCAGCAAGTCGTCCGGCGTGACGCTGGACCTGGACGAGGCCATCGACCGTTTCGGCCCCGACGCGTTCCGCTACTACCTGCTGCGCGAGGTGCCGTGGGACAACGACGGCGGGTTCAGTTGGGAGCGCTTCGCCGAGCGGTACACGTCGGAGCTGGCGAACGGGCTGGGCAACCTGGCCAGCCGCAGCACGTCGATGATCGGCAAGTACCGCCAGGGCGCCGTCCCCGCGTCGCCGCTGGAGGCGGATCCGGTGATCGCCGACGCGGTCGCGCGGTACCGGGCGGCGATGGATGCCAACCTCCTTCACGAGGGTGCCGCCGCCGCGTTCGAGGTCGTGCGCCACGCCAACGCCGTCGTCGCCGAGCGCCAGCCCTGGTCCGTCGCCAAGGACCCGTCGCGCGCCGACGAGCTGGACCTGACCCTCGCGGCCATGGTGCGCTACCTGGCGGCCGCCGCCACCATGCTCTCGCCCTTCATGCCGTCGAAGTCCGCGGAGCTGTGGGAGCGCCTGGGCTCCGGGCGTGATGCGCTTCCGTCGCTGGACGAGCTGGCGACGCTGGACGTGTCCGGCTGGAGGGTGCAGTCCGGCGGCATCCTGTTCCCCCGCCCCGAAGTCGCGGCATCCGCGGCGTAA
- a CDS encoding carbon-nitrogen hydrolase family protein: MTHVPVAVVQAEVEPTLQGGLVNTRELAIEAAASGARLVVFPETWIPGYPAWLDVCRDAALWNHPPVKQAFRRMAENSVVVAGESGRALGEIARDARVTLVIGVSERVEQGPGRGTLFNSLLTYGPDGALLNHHRKLVPTYTERMVWGTGDADGLTPAETEVGRVGGLVCWEHWMPLARQALHQAGEDIHVAVWPTVIESHQIASRQYAFEGRCYVLAAGALMRATALPPELEPHPDRVASPDAWLLRGGSAIIGPDGTYIREPVYEQSVTLYAELDLARVREESMTLDVAGHYHRPDLFDFTIHRGRRA; the protein is encoded by the coding sequence GTGACCCACGTTCCCGTCGCTGTCGTCCAGGCGGAGGTCGAGCCCACTCTGCAGGGGGGGCTCGTTAACACTCGTGAGCTGGCGATTGAGGCCGCCGCGTCGGGCGCGCGGCTGGTCGTCTTTCCGGAGACGTGGATTCCTGGCTATCCCGCGTGGCTGGACGTGTGCCGCGACGCCGCGCTGTGGAACCATCCGCCGGTGAAGCAGGCGTTCCGGCGGATGGCGGAAAACAGCGTCGTCGTCGCGGGCGAGAGCGGGAGGGCACTGGGCGAGATCGCGCGCGACGCCCGGGTCACGCTGGTCATCGGCGTCAGCGAGCGGGTGGAGCAGGGGCCCGGGCGCGGCACGCTCTTCAACTCCCTGCTGACGTACGGGCCCGACGGCGCGCTGCTGAACCACCATCGCAAGCTCGTGCCCACCTACACCGAGCGCATGGTGTGGGGCACGGGCGACGCCGACGGGCTCACTCCCGCCGAGACCGAGGTGGGGCGCGTGGGCGGGCTGGTGTGCTGGGAGCACTGGATGCCGCTCGCCCGGCAGGCGCTGCACCAGGCGGGCGAGGACATCCACGTGGCGGTCTGGCCCACCGTGATCGAGTCTCACCAGATCGCCAGCCGCCAGTACGCGTTCGAGGGTCGCTGCTACGTGCTCGCCGCCGGCGCGCTGATGCGGGCGACCGCGCTTCCGCCGGAGTTGGAGCCGCACCCGGACCGCGTGGCCTCGCCCGATGCCTGGCTGCTGCGGGGCGGAAGCGCCATCATCGGCCCGGACGGGACGTACATCCGCGAGCCGGTGTACGAGCAGTCGGTGACGCTGTACGCCGAGCTGGACCTGGCCCGCGTGCGCGAGGAATCGATGACGCTGGACGTGGCCGGCCACTATCATCGCCCCGACCTTTTCGACTTCACCATTCACCGCGGACGCCGGGCCTGA
- a CDS encoding alpha/beta hydrolase, with the protein MGRLVIPGWTNSGPEHWQSLWERDHPGFRRVQQRDWDHPDRAQWVRTLDAAIRAESEPPVLVAHSLGCIAVAHWAAAHDRPIAGALLVAPADVERADAPEPIRNFAPVPLAVLPFPAIVVASSDDPYLGPERAAHFARCWGARLVNLGAAGHINTGAGFGPWPQGLELLAELDRR; encoded by the coding sequence ATGGGCCGGCTGGTGATCCCCGGGTGGACCAACTCCGGCCCGGAGCACTGGCAGAGCCTGTGGGAGCGGGATCATCCCGGCTTCCGGCGGGTGCAGCAGCGCGACTGGGACCATCCCGATCGTGCCCAGTGGGTGCGGACGCTCGACGCCGCCATCCGGGCGGAATCGGAACCGCCGGTCCTGGTGGCGCACAGCCTGGGCTGCATCGCCGTCGCGCACTGGGCCGCGGCCCACGATCGCCCCATCGCGGGTGCGCTGCTGGTGGCCCCCGCGGACGTGGAGCGGGCGGATGCGCCGGAGCCCATCCGCAACTTCGCCCCGGTGCCGCTCGCGGTGCTCCCCTTCCCCGCCATCGTGGTGGCCAGCAGCGACGATCCATACCTGGGCCCCGAGCGCGCGGCGCACTTCGCCCGATGCTGGGGCGCGCGGCTGGTAAACCTGGGGGCTGCGGGGCACATCAACACCGGCGCGGGGTTCGGTCCCTGGCCCCAAGGGCTGGAGCTGCTGGCCGAACTGGATCGCCGCTGA
- a CDS encoding response regulator: protein MAGKTVLLVEDDEASIDIFTTILRHGGYQVLSAKSASEGVDMAVAHRPDIVVVDLGLPDAPGFEVLSELTDHPATQDTPLIVCTVHIFAHDMVRAHRAGGDVFLQKPIAPQDLLGHVDRLLSGAAAPEPSPAAAS from the coding sequence GTGGCAGGCAAGACCGTGCTTCTCGTCGAGGACGACGAAGCCAGCATCGACATCTTCACCACCATTCTCCGCCACGGCGGGTACCAGGTGCTGTCGGCCAAGAGCGCGTCCGAAGGCGTGGACATGGCCGTTGCGCACCGCCCCGACATCGTCGTCGTGGACCTGGGCCTTCCCGATGCGCCCGGCTTCGAGGTGCTGAGCGAGCTGACGGACCATCCCGCGACGCAGGACACGCCGCTGATCGTCTGCACGGTGCACATCTTCGCGCACGACATGGTGCGCGCGCACCGCGCGGGTGGCGACGTGTTCCTGCAGAAGCCCATCGCGCCGCAGGACCTCCTGGGCCACGTGGACCGTCTCCTCTCCGGCGCGGCGGCACCCGAGCCTTCGCCCGCGGCCGCATCGTAG